A single region of the Vicia villosa cultivar HV-30 ecotype Madison, WI linkage group LG4, Vvil1.0, whole genome shotgun sequence genome encodes:
- the LOC131597120 gene encoding protein neprosin-like, whose protein sequence is MDAAVENVVPLNKSCEAFYETGNHQSANQTFKSEQKLYKLKKIIASRLQQINKPAIKTIQSPDGDIIDCVLTHKQPAFDHPLLKGEKPMDPPESLRRHNKIENTSDHFQLWSLSGESCPEGSIPIRRITEEDMLRAYSIKGFGRKFDDPYLHEYAVVTKKNDKFYGAEGAINVWTPYIETPNEFSLAQMWLIAGSYGKDLNTIEIGWQVYPHLYGDYRTRFFIYWTGDDYKSTGCYNLICPGFVQTNKRFAIGGAINKISTYNGRQYSMTLKIFKDKNTGNWWLQVGPGSGNLVGYWPSKLFTHLKFAAEEVNFGGEIVNIKSTGSHTSTVMGSGNFPEEGFRKAAYIRNMQVIDADNNLHPLKNPEYSLTNFFCYSIVQGNTNPKWGYHIYFGGYGRGNKCP, encoded by the exons atggatgctgctgttgagaatgTTGTCCCTTTGAACAAAAGTTGTGAAGCTTTTTATG AAACTGGAAACCACCAATCAGCCAATCAGACATTTAAATCAGAGCAAAAACTTTATAAACTTAAGAAGATTATAGCTTCTCGTCTTCAGCAAATTAACAAACCTGCGATTAAGACAATTCAG AGTCCTGATGGTGATATCATAGATTGTGTTTTGACTCATAAACAACCTGCTTTTGATCATCCTTTATTGAAAGGAGAAAAACCAATG GATCCTCCTGAAAGTCTTAGAAggcataataaaatagaaaatacaaGTGATCACTTTCAATTATGGAGTTTATCGGGTGAATCATGTCCAGAAGGATCAATTCCAATTAGAAGAATAACAGAAGAAGACATGTTAAGAGCTTACTCTATTAAGGGCTTTGGAAGAAAATTTGACGATCCTTATCTACATGAA TATGCAGTTGTTACAAAGAAAAATGATAAGTTCTATGGAGCAGAGGGTGCCATAAACGTGTGGACACCTTATATAGAAACTCCAAATGAATTTAGCTTGGCTCAAATGTGGCTTATTGCTGGTTCATATGGAAAAGATCTCAACACTATTGAAATTGGTTGGCAG GTTTACCCGCATCTCTACGGTGACTACCGCactagattttttatttattggacG GGTGATGATTATAAAAGTACTGGGTGCTATAATTTAATCTGTCCAGGCTTTGTTCAAACTAACAAAAGATTTGCAATAGGAGGTGCAATTAATAAGATTTCTACATATAACGGAAGGCAATATTCTATGACCTTAAAGATCTTCAAG GATAAAAACACTGGAAATTGGTGGCTTCAAGTTGGACCAGGATCTGGAAATTTAGTTGGGTACTGGCCGTCCAAGTTGTTCACACACTTGAAATTTGCTGCTGAAGAAGTTAATTTTGGTGGAGAAATAGTGAATATAAAGTCAACGGGGTCTCACACTTCCACTGTAATGGGCAGTGGAAACTTTCCCGAGGAGGGTTTTAGAAAAGCTGCATATAttagaaatatgcaagttatagATGCTGACAACAACTTGCATCCTTTGAAAAATCCTGAATATTCTCTTacaaattttttttgttatagtaTAGTACAAGGAAATACTAATCCCAAGTGGGGGTATCACATTTACTTTGGTGGGTATGGCAGGGGCAATAAATGTCCCtaa